In a genomic window of Ignavibacteria bacterium:
- a CDS encoding sugar transferase has protein sequence MSATIEHPSRPVSAQVHLAPGSRLGILLRPRMMQMYFDLIAFTLSFAVYQLIRPLVLSDIRSFTMEGYMVIALMSCAYWSVVFWLGGLYRDFYVRSPFDEFFTVLRHTFLGSAVVFLAIFATSSPEYQSNPRFVFVMYWLVLFTLVCIGRLSARQLQRRLREHGVIKIPTVLVGSVARLRELFVDLHDEPAWGYDVRGIIIVDATSTLPHGLPGPILGGINDVQRVMAALRPREVLVTMDHTDHDALLKVTAEAADEGCLVKIVPDLYEIFSGQARTQQIYGSPLIEVSPELMQPWEEFAKRTLDILFSVIVLVVGMPVWLLTALAVRVTSKGPMFFVQDRVGRLGHVFRMAKFRSMYVDDRRGPTWTDQNDPRVTPVGRFIRKTHLDEIPQLWNVLKGEMSLVGPRPEQPFYVDKFTEMLPYYRRRLKVRPGVTGWWQVKAKSNPESLEEIQQRLRYDFFYIENMSFKLDLEIMVRTVFVMLRGHGQA, from the coding sequence ATGTCTGCTACCATCGAACATCCATCTCGCCCCGTTTCTGCCCAAGTGCACCTTGCACCCGGGAGCAGACTCGGCATCCTGCTGCGTCCGCGCATGATGCAGATGTATTTCGATCTCATCGCCTTTACGCTGAGTTTTGCCGTCTATCAACTGATACGCCCCTTGGTGCTTTCCGATATTCGGAGTTTCACCATGGAAGGCTACATGGTGATCGCCCTGATGTCTTGTGCGTATTGGAGCGTTGTATTCTGGTTAGGGGGCTTGTACCGCGACTTCTATGTCCGCTCACCGTTCGATGAGTTCTTCACGGTTCTGCGACATACCTTCCTCGGCTCGGCGGTGGTCTTCTTGGCCATCTTCGCAACGAGTTCTCCAGAGTATCAAAGCAACCCTCGTTTTGTGTTTGTGATGTATTGGCTTGTTCTGTTCACGCTTGTTTGCATCGGCAGACTGTCTGCGCGACAACTGCAGCGTCGACTTCGTGAACACGGCGTGATCAAGATTCCAACAGTTCTTGTGGGTTCGGTTGCTCGACTCCGCGAGTTGTTTGTTGATCTTCATGATGAGCCGGCATGGGGCTACGATGTGCGGGGTATCATCATCGTGGATGCAACATCTACGTTGCCGCATGGACTTCCAGGACCGATCCTTGGCGGTATCAATGACGTGCAGCGCGTGATGGCTGCCCTTCGTCCGCGCGAGGTGCTGGTGACGATGGATCACACGGACCATGATGCATTGCTGAAGGTCACCGCTGAAGCTGCAGACGAAGGATGTCTTGTGAAGATCGTCCCGGATCTCTACGAGATCTTCTCCGGCCAGGCTCGTACCCAACAGATCTATGGCTCGCCCCTTATCGAAGTGAGTCCGGAGCTGATGCAGCCATGGGAAGAATTCGCCAAACGCACGCTCGACATTCTCTTCAGTGTGATCGTCCTTGTGGTGGGAATGCCCGTGTGGCTGCTCACAGCGCTTGCCGTTCGAGTGACGTCCAAGGGGCCGATGTTCTTTGTACAAGACCGTGTGGGCAGATTAGGTCACGTCTTCCGCATGGCCAAGTTCCGATCGATGTATGTGGACGACCGCCGTGGTCCAACGTGGACGGACCAAAATGATCCGCGCGTGACGCCGGTTGGGCGGTTCATCAGAAAAACGCACCTCGACGAGATACCGCAGTTGTGGAATGTGCTCAAGGGTGAGATGTCGCTGGTTGGGCCACGTCCGGAACAGCCCTTCTATGTTGACAAGTTCACCGAGATGTTGCCGTATTATCGACGCAGGCTCAAGGTTCGTCCGGGTGTAACAGGATGGTGGCAGGTTAAGGCGAAGTCCAATCCTGAATCATTGGAAGAGATCCAACAGCGGCTTCGCTATGACTTCTTCTACATCGAGAACATGTCCTTTAAGCTCGATCTCGAGATCATGGTGCGTACAGTTTTTGTCATGCTCAGAGGACATGGCCAAGCGTGA
- a CDS encoding oligosaccharide flippase family protein, with protein MASTPTNERSLSARVLSGSAWIIASQGAILLLVFLAQRMILSTLTKEENGTLFFERRMTDLIVGVLVDFGMNGILIRRVVQERERAPQIISSAIALRLGMWVVATAVSAVYAYVSGYAVLDVVIWSLYLLIAARTTMLRYAVEAPYRTTSRFHVISLLGIADAMLFTAMIWWWRTSLDPFTVIIAYTISALPGFVILVMLDRGEFIRPSFVRIKEMKALVVESIPVISSVALIGVHASLDTILLEWFGTPRDVGVLGAIYASMGPFLVVLPQAVSLAVMPEIARTGKDDSQRRTDVSLTVIRMLVVATVLLVCVAGPLIPLFIDLVSGGRYAAESIQFYWFLWTAPLVAILVFSQEFTVTVGKQRNNIWIAGGLLIFSAAFGLAFIPSLSSLGAVYSRLATVIAGAAICFVVLRRILGEQLDLLFVLRCCTVIASGMVATTWLSSSVPVLSAIAGSCAVAIVSALASGLIHRSDVVLLTKILRRSR; from the coding sequence GTGGCGTCAACTCCAACCAACGAGCGATCGTTATCAGCTCGGGTACTCTCGGGCAGCGCCTGGATCATCGCATCGCAGGGGGCTATCCTGCTCCTGGTCTTTCTTGCGCAACGGATGATCCTATCAACGCTCACCAAGGAAGAGAACGGCACACTCTTCTTCGAGCGAAGAATGACGGATCTCATTGTTGGGGTCCTTGTTGATTTTGGAATGAATGGGATCCTCATTCGACGAGTGGTCCAAGAACGAGAGCGTGCACCGCAGATCATCTCGTCGGCCATAGCATTGCGACTTGGAATGTGGGTTGTTGCTACGGCGGTGAGTGCTGTCTATGCATACGTCTCGGGGTATGCCGTTCTCGACGTGGTGATCTGGTCCTTGTACCTGCTCATCGCCGCACGCACTACAATGTTGAGGTATGCGGTTGAAGCCCCTTACAGAACCACCTCTCGATTCCATGTGATCTCTCTTCTTGGTATTGCCGATGCGATGTTGTTCACCGCGATGATCTGGTGGTGGCGTACGTCGCTCGATCCATTCACTGTTATCATAGCCTACACGATCTCCGCGCTGCCGGGGTTTGTGATCCTGGTGATGCTCGACCGCGGTGAGTTCATCCGTCCGTCCTTCGTCCGCATCAAAGAAATGAAGGCCCTTGTAGTGGAGTCCATACCGGTGATCTCCTCCGTAGCGCTGATAGGAGTACATGCCTCGCTGGATACTATCCTACTTGAATGGTTCGGTACGCCGCGTGATGTGGGTGTGCTAGGTGCCATCTATGCGTCCATGGGACCGTTCCTTGTTGTGCTCCCTCAGGCTGTTTCATTGGCCGTTATGCCCGAGATCGCGCGTACGGGCAAGGATGACTCGCAGAGACGCACCGATGTATCCCTCACGGTGATACGAATGTTGGTGGTTGCAACGGTGTTATTGGTCTGCGTTGCCGGACCGTTGATCCCGCTCTTCATCGACCTCGTGAGCGGCGGAAGGTATGCGGCAGAAAGTATCCAGTTCTACTGGTTCTTGTGGACAGCGCCGCTTGTGGCGATACTCGTCTTCAGTCAGGAATTCACGGTAACGGTAGGGAAGCAACGGAACAACATCTGGATCGCTGGCGGGCTGTTGATCTTCTCTGCAGCCTTTGGACTTGCCTTTATACCGTCCTTGAGTTCCCTTGGAGCCGTTTACTCACGGCTTGCAACAGTGATCGCAGGTGCCGCCATCTGTTTCGTTGTGTTGCGACGCATCCTCGGCGAACAGCTAGATTTGTTGTTTGTGCTCCGATGCTGCACGGTGATTGCCTCAGGTATGGTGGCCACTACATGGCTTTCATCCTCTGTCCCAGTGCTTTCGGCCATCGCCGGCTCGTGTGCAGTGGCGATCGTTTCGGCACTTGCATCCGGACTCATTCACAGATCTGACGTAGTTCTCTTGACAAAAATCCTACGACGTTCACGCTGA
- a CDS encoding SLBB domain-containing protein — MRLSASLLRGAFVCLIVLLVPALAFSQGGGSSFDMDRMGASSRSQTSLSSLLTADQLPTDDVVDPSVYYLGPGDILSYQTTGLDFAEKMTMVTPENTIMMERTGVFSVAGMTLKGLRDTLQNLMKSRSANVEIFITLRRARLVYVALRGNVTYPGTYAVPASMRVSTFLTLMRQPWLMSKDGGMAEMAKSGGVNAIPTKAQELTRSSGYMLGPYAMRNVSVRHKTGSSTADLPKARVEGFSYLDPHVREGDEITVPFEDRNVHTISISGSVATPTTLAYKTGDRVSLLLAAAGGPTDDADLNRVILVQSAGGGKQMLNVDANFHIVGEDIELQPGSTIIVERKAETGAAQAQGVIQVYGEVNSPGAVVIIPGVTRLSEAVASVGGLTAGASLALSYVVRPDRGPVTMTQQRDDAYRNFQYSDLTLEDTTRYHIDQKYRLPYVSCDMVRAIKDTASSENIALFPGDIVVIQPTPDRVYVYGQVLRPGYVPFSPKKRLSWYVEHAGGYATGAEEDRARIVKGRSKVWVEDDDEVFVEPGDEIYVPRPPDIPVGTQIQTYAIIASIITSVVALTATMISILR; from the coding sequence ATGCGCCTGTCTGCCAGCCTATTGCGCGGTGCCTTTGTGTGCCTCATCGTGCTTCTCGTGCCTGCCCTTGCATTTTCACAAGGGGGCGGAAGCTCGTTCGATATGGACAGAATGGGAGCTTCATCCCGTAGTCAGACCAGTCTTTCGTCGCTTCTCACAGCCGATCAACTGCCCACCGATGATGTGGTGGACCCTTCCGTGTATTATCTGGGACCGGGGGATATTCTCTCGTATCAGACAACGGGGCTGGACTTTGCAGAAAAGATGACGATGGTCACCCCTGAGAACACGATCATGATGGAGCGCACTGGCGTCTTCAGTGTGGCCGGAATGACGCTCAAGGGGCTTCGGGATACCCTCCAAAATCTGATGAAGAGCAGGTCTGCCAATGTGGAGATCTTCATCACGCTACGCAGGGCACGTCTTGTCTATGTGGCACTCCGCGGAAACGTGACCTATCCCGGCACCTACGCCGTACCGGCCTCTATGCGTGTGTCCACCTTCCTTACCCTCATGCGTCAGCCATGGCTGATGAGCAAGGATGGGGGAATGGCAGAGATGGCAAAAAGCGGTGGTGTGAACGCTATTCCGACCAAGGCGCAGGAACTCACGCGGAGCTCCGGATATATGCTCGGGCCGTATGCCATGCGTAATGTGTCGGTGAGACATAAGACCGGATCAAGCACGGCCGATCTTCCAAAGGCACGAGTGGAAGGATTCTCATACCTCGACCCGCATGTTCGGGAAGGCGACGAGATCACGGTGCCGTTCGAAGACCGCAATGTTCACACGATCTCGATCTCCGGTTCCGTTGCTACGCCAACAACACTTGCGTATAAGACCGGTGACCGAGTGTCCTTGCTACTTGCTGCTGCCGGCGGTCCAACAGACGATGCAGATCTCAACCGAGTGATCCTTGTGCAATCAGCTGGTGGCGGAAAGCAGATGCTGAACGTGGATGCCAACTTCCACATCGTAGGTGAGGACATTGAGCTTCAACCCGGAAGCACGATCATCGTGGAGCGCAAGGCAGAGACCGGTGCTGCACAAGCGCAAGGTGTGATCCAAGTCTATGGTGAGGTGAATTCACCAGGAGCTGTGGTGATCATCCCGGGTGTAACGCGCCTGAGTGAGGCCGTTGCAAGTGTTGGCGGGCTTACAGCCGGTGCCTCGCTTGCATTGTCCTACGTGGTGCGTCCGGATCGCGGTCCGGTGACCATGACGCAGCAGCGTGATGATGCCTATCGCAACTTCCAATACTCCGACCTTACACTTGAGGATACCACTCGGTATCATATCGATCAGAAGTATCGACTTCCATATGTGTCGTGTGATATGGTGCGGGCCATCAAGGACACAGCATCATCGGAGAACATCGCATTGTTCCCGGGCGACATCGTTGTGATCCAGCCAACACCCGATCGTGTCTACGTCTATGGTCAGGTCCTCCGTCCGGGATATGTCCCGTTCAGCCCAAAGAAACGTCTCTCCTGGTACGTAGAACATGCCGGCGGATATGCCACAGGTGCAGAAGAAGATCGTGCCCGTATCGTCAAGGGAAGATCAAAGGTGTGGGTAGAGGACGACGACGAGGTCTTCGTAGAACCCGGTGACGAGATCTATGTGCCACGTCCACCAGACATTCCTGTAGGAACACAGATCCAGACCTATGCCATTATCGCAAGCATCATCACGAGTGTTGTTGCGCTTACGGCAACGATGATCTCCATCCTCCGCTAA
- the wecB gene encoding UDP-N-acetylglucosamine 2-epimerase (non-hydrolyzing), whose protein sequence is MKKILSVVGARPNFMKVAPIHRAFGAYSETWEHHIVHTGQHYDAAMSDAFFRDLDMPHPSWFLGVGSGSHAEQTARVMTGFEQVCAEAKPDYVIVVGDVNSTIACALVSVKLGIRTAHVEAGLRSFDRMMPEEINRIATDAIVDDLFVTEASGMAHLQHDGVDPSRIHFVGNTMIDSLLYALPKSEKSTIHVDLGLQPGNYALVTMHRPSNVDDPVQLRMIVDVLSTVASDMPMVFPVHPRTRKNLQNLGIEVPANVHMIDPVGYVDFLALMRLAAFVLTDSGGIQEETTALGVPCITSRTTTERPVTVEIGTNVLVEPTRSGILQAVAMIRSGGMRAGQVPPLWDGHAADRIAAVITAHYS, encoded by the coding sequence GTGAAGAAGATCCTCTCCGTTGTTGGGGCTCGACCTAACTTCATGAAGGTAGCGCCGATCCATCGAGCGTTTGGGGCGTATTCGGAAACGTGGGAGCATCATATCGTCCATACTGGACAACATTATGATGCTGCGATGTCCGATGCCTTTTTCCGTGACCTCGATATGCCGCACCCGTCATGGTTTCTCGGCGTTGGAAGCGGATCACATGCAGAGCAGACAGCGCGTGTGATGACGGGATTTGAGCAGGTATGTGCAGAGGCCAAGCCCGACTACGTGATCGTTGTGGGCGATGTCAACAGTACCATCGCCTGTGCATTGGTAAGTGTAAAACTTGGCATCCGAACAGCACACGTTGAGGCTGGGTTGCGATCGTTCGATCGGATGATGCCAGAGGAGATCAATCGAATTGCCACGGACGCCATCGTTGACGATCTATTCGTTACCGAAGCGAGTGGTATGGCACATCTTCAGCACGACGGAGTGGATCCCTCACGTATTCACTTCGTTGGGAATACGATGATCGACTCCTTGTTGTACGCACTACCGAAATCTGAGAAGAGCACTATTCATGTTGATCTCGGTCTTCAACCGGGCAACTATGCCTTGGTCACCATGCACCGTCCGAGCAACGTGGACGATCCCGTACAGCTGCGAATGATCGTAGACGTCCTGTCAACCGTGGCATCGGATATGCCAATGGTCTTCCCTGTGCACCCGCGCACACGGAAGAATCTGCAGAACCTCGGTATCGAGGTGCCGGCGAATGTCCACATGATCGATCCAGTAGGATATGTGGACTTCTTGGCGCTGATGCGCCTGGCAGCCTTTGTTCTCACGGACTCCGGCGGCATCCAAGAAGAAACCACCGCTCTTGGGGTTCCCTGTATCACGTCGAGGACAACCACAGAACGTCCCGTGACTGTTGAAATAGGTACCAACGTCCTCGTGGAACCCACCCGCAGCGGAATTCTCCAGGCCGTTGCCATGATCCGCTCCGGCGGTATGAGAGCCGGTCAGGTACCGCCGTTATGGGACGGTCATGCTGCAGATCGCATTGCAGCCGTCATCACGGCACACTATTCGTAA